The Octopus sinensis linkage group LG19, ASM634580v1, whole genome shotgun sequence genome contains a region encoding:
- the LOC115222389 gene encoding polypyrimidine tract-binding protein 1 isoform X6, with protein MNGDFLSSGTKRGSEELMSHSPMVTNGTGMSPHHVDSADMNNDAKKVKLEQSQAATVSKVVHLRGLPIEASDQDVIPLGIPFGRITNFLLLKQKNQAFMEFSDERQAESMVLYYTNDKPRVRNKDVYVQFSNHKELKIDVAHPYQNTNTQAALQAAQAIMGSPEEMNKTILRVIIDNMVFQINIDILYQIFCKFGTIQKIITFTKNNTYQAVIQFSDPVSARSARMTLDGQNIYNGCCTMRIDYSKMTSLNVKYNNEKSRDYTNPSLPAGDASVDQALTFGSPGVLSSTIAAVPGLGTAPLTTFGAAPGATLLSDPSQQYIGADMQICTSAPGVGPPAVPMSGFGLTAAGMGAARLSMPLQSQAGNCVLLVSNLDEEMVTPDVLFTLFGVYGDVQRVKILFNKKDNALVQMAEPHHAQLAKTYLDKLTLYGKQIRVAPSKHTVVQMPKEGQQVDSGLTRDYTNSPLHRFKRPGSKNCQNIFPPSAVLHLSNIPSNVPEEQLKDMFAEYGTVKGFKFFPKDRKMALIQMGSIEEAVKALICLHNYPLSESNHLRVSFSKSTI; from the exons AGAGGATCGGAAGAACTTATGTCCCACAGCCCAATGGTTACGAACGGGACCGGGATGAGCCCCCACCACGTGgatagtgcagatatgaacaatGATGCCAAAAAG GTAAAACTGGAGCAGAGCCAGGCAGCTACAGTGTCTAAAGTTGTTCATCTGCGTGGTCTCCCAATAGAGGCATCTGACCAAGATGTTATTCCTCTTGGCATACCTTTTGGCCGCATAACCAATTTTCTACTCCTGAAGCAAAAGAATCAG GCTTTCATGGAATTCTCAGACGAGAGACAAGCAGAATCAATGGTGTTATATTACACAAACGACAAACCTAGAGTACGCAACAAAGATGTCTATGTCCAGTTTTCCAACCACAAGGAGTTGAAGATAGACGTAGCACATCCTTATCAA AACACAAATACTCAAGCAGCTTTGCAGGCTGCACAGGCCATCATGGGAAGTCCAGAGGAAATGAACAAGACCATTCTGAGAGTTATTATAGATAACATGGTGTTCCAAATCAACATAGACATTCTGTATCAG atattttgCAAATTTGGGACGATTCAGAAGATTATTACATTCACAAAAAATA ATACCTATCAGGCCGTCATACAGTTTAGCGACCCAGTCAGTGCAAGAAGTGCCCGAATG ACTTTGGATGGTCAGAATATTTACAATGGGTGCTGTACGATGAGAATTGATTATTCAAAAATGACGAGTCTTAATGTAAAGTACAATAATGAGAAGAGCCGAGACTACACCAATCCCAGCCTCCCTGCTGGTGACGCTTCCGTGGATCAGGCTTTGACTTTTG GTTCCCCTGGTGTGTTGTCGTCGACAATTGCAGCTGTGCCTGGCCTAGGAACTGCCCCACTAACCACATTTGGTGCCGCACCCGGAGCTACGCTGCTTTCTGACCCCAGTCAGCAGTATATTGGTGCTGATATGCAGATCTGCACTTCTG CTCCCGGAGTGGGTCCGCCAG CTGTACCGATGTCTGGCTTTGGTTTGACTGCTGCAGGTATGGGTGCTGCACGGCTCAGTATGCCCTTACAATCTCAAGCTGGTAACTGTGTGCTCTTGGTTTCCAATCTGGATGAAGAG ATGGTCACGCCCGACGTTCTTTTTACCCTTTTTG GTGTGTACGGTGATGTGCAACGCGTGAAAATCCTTTTCAACAAGAAGGATAATGCACTGGTACAAATGGCGGAGCCTCACCATGCTCAATTAG cCAAAACTTACCTGGATAAGCTGACTTTGTATGGCAAACAGATCAGGGTGGCTCCCTCCAAACACACAGTGGTCCAGATGCCCAAGGAAGGCCAGCAGGTA GATTCCGGCTTAACAAGAGACTACACAAATTCCCCACTCCACAGATTCAAGCGACCTGGCTCAAAGAACTGTCAGAATATATTCCCCCCCTCAGCAGTTTTGCATTTATCTAACATTCC ATCTAATGTTCCTGAAGAACAGCTCAAAGATATGTTTGCTGAATATGGCACTGTAAAAGGGTTCAAATTCTTTCC gaAAGACAGGAAAATGGCCCTCATCCAAATGGGATCCATTGAAGAAGCTGTGAAAGCTCTTATT tgCCTCCACAACTATCCTTTGAGTGAAAGCAATCATTTGCGTGTTTCATTTTCCAAGTCAACAATTTGA
- the LOC115222389 gene encoding polypyrimidine tract-binding protein 1 isoform X8 — translation MYLCWYPTYNQAPLHVPPVHPLPTLPAPGPPPPPSEIILPLQFATEQIFPVSRKRGSEELMSHSPMVTNGTGMSPHHVDSADMNNDAKKVKLEQSQAATVSKVVHLRGLPIEASDQDVIPLGIPFGRITNFLLLKQKNQAFMEFSDERQAESMVLYYTNDKPRVRNKDVYVQFSNHKELKIDVAHPYQNTNTQAALQAAQAIMGSPEEMNKTILRVIIDNMVFQINIDILYQIFCKFGTIQKIITFTKNNTYQAVIQFSDPVSARSARMTLDGQNIYNGCCTMRIDYSKMTSLNVKYNNEKSRDYTNPSLPAGDASVDQALTFAVPMSGFGLTAAGMGAARLSMPLQSQAGNCVLLVSNLDEEMVTPDVLFTLFGVYGDVQRVKILFNKKDNALVQMAEPHHAQLAKTYLDKLTLYGKQIRVAPSKHTVVQMPKEGQQVDSGLTRDYTNSPLHRFKRPGSKNCQNIFPPSAVLHLSNIPSNVPEEQLKDMFAEYGTVKGFKFFPKDRKMALIQMGSIEEAVKALICLHNYPLSESNHLRVSFSKSTI, via the exons AGAGGATCGGAAGAACTTATGTCCCACAGCCCAATGGTTACGAACGGGACCGGGATGAGCCCCCACCACGTGgatagtgcagatatgaacaatGATGCCAAAAAG GTAAAACTGGAGCAGAGCCAGGCAGCTACAGTGTCTAAAGTTGTTCATCTGCGTGGTCTCCCAATAGAGGCATCTGACCAAGATGTTATTCCTCTTGGCATACCTTTTGGCCGCATAACCAATTTTCTACTCCTGAAGCAAAAGAATCAG GCTTTCATGGAATTCTCAGACGAGAGACAAGCAGAATCAATGGTGTTATATTACACAAACGACAAACCTAGAGTACGCAACAAAGATGTCTATGTCCAGTTTTCCAACCACAAGGAGTTGAAGATAGACGTAGCACATCCTTATCAA AACACAAATACTCAAGCAGCTTTGCAGGCTGCACAGGCCATCATGGGAAGTCCAGAGGAAATGAACAAGACCATTCTGAGAGTTATTATAGATAACATGGTGTTCCAAATCAACATAGACATTCTGTATCAG atattttgCAAATTTGGGACGATTCAGAAGATTATTACATTCACAAAAAATA ATACCTATCAGGCCGTCATACAGTTTAGCGACCCAGTCAGTGCAAGAAGTGCCCGAATG ACTTTGGATGGTCAGAATATTTACAATGGGTGCTGTACGATGAGAATTGATTATTCAAAAATGACGAGTCTTAATGTAAAGTACAATAATGAGAAGAGCCGAGACTACACCAATCCCAGCCTCCCTGCTGGTGACGCTTCCGTGGATCAGGCTTTGACTTTTG CTGTACCGATGTCTGGCTTTGGTTTGACTGCTGCAGGTATGGGTGCTGCACGGCTCAGTATGCCCTTACAATCTCAAGCTGGTAACTGTGTGCTCTTGGTTTCCAATCTGGATGAAGAG ATGGTCACGCCCGACGTTCTTTTTACCCTTTTTG GTGTGTACGGTGATGTGCAACGCGTGAAAATCCTTTTCAACAAGAAGGATAATGCACTGGTACAAATGGCGGAGCCTCACCATGCTCAATTAG cCAAAACTTACCTGGATAAGCTGACTTTGTATGGCAAACAGATCAGGGTGGCTCCCTCCAAACACACAGTGGTCCAGATGCCCAAGGAAGGCCAGCAGGTA GATTCCGGCTTAACAAGAGACTACACAAATTCCCCACTCCACAGATTCAAGCGACCTGGCTCAAAGAACTGTCAGAATATATTCCCCCCCTCAGCAGTTTTGCATTTATCTAACATTCC ATCTAATGTTCCTGAAGAACAGCTCAAAGATATGTTTGCTGAATATGGCACTGTAAAAGGGTTCAAATTCTTTCC gaAAGACAGGAAAATGGCCCTCATCCAAATGGGATCCATTGAAGAAGCTGTGAAAGCTCTTATT tgCCTCCACAACTATCCTTTGAGTGAAAGCAATCATTTGCGTGTTTCATTTTCCAAGTCAACAATTTGA
- the LOC115222389 gene encoding polypyrimidine tract-binding protein 1 isoform X11, with product MYLCWYPTYNQAPLHVPPVHPLPTLPAPGPPPPPSEIILPLQFATEQIFPVSRKRGSEELMSHSPMVTNGTGMSPHHVDSADMNNDAKKVKLEQSQAATVSKVVHLRGLPIEASDQDVIPLGIPFGRITNFLLLKQKNQAFMEFSDERQAESMVLYYTNDKPRVRNKDVYVQFSNHKELKIDVAHPYQNTNTQAALQAAQAIMGSPEEMNKTILRVIIDNMVFQINIDILYQIFCKFGTIQKIITFTKNNTYQAVIQFSDPVSARSARMTLDGQNIYNGCCTMRIDYSKMTSLNVKYNNEKSRDYTNPSLPAGDASVDQALTFGMGAARLSMPLQSQAGNCVLLVSNLDEEMVTPDVLFTLFGVYGDVQRVKILFNKKDNALVQMAEPHHAQLAKTYLDKLTLYGKQIRVAPSKHTVVQMPKEGQQVDSGLTRDYTNSPLHRFKRPGSKNCQNIFPPSAVLHLSNIPSNVPEEQLKDMFAEYGTVKGFKFFPKDRKMALIQMGSIEEAVKALICLHNYPLSESNHLRVSFSKSTI from the exons AGAGGATCGGAAGAACTTATGTCCCACAGCCCAATGGTTACGAACGGGACCGGGATGAGCCCCCACCACGTGgatagtgcagatatgaacaatGATGCCAAAAAG GTAAAACTGGAGCAGAGCCAGGCAGCTACAGTGTCTAAAGTTGTTCATCTGCGTGGTCTCCCAATAGAGGCATCTGACCAAGATGTTATTCCTCTTGGCATACCTTTTGGCCGCATAACCAATTTTCTACTCCTGAAGCAAAAGAATCAG GCTTTCATGGAATTCTCAGACGAGAGACAAGCAGAATCAATGGTGTTATATTACACAAACGACAAACCTAGAGTACGCAACAAAGATGTCTATGTCCAGTTTTCCAACCACAAGGAGTTGAAGATAGACGTAGCACATCCTTATCAA AACACAAATACTCAAGCAGCTTTGCAGGCTGCACAGGCCATCATGGGAAGTCCAGAGGAAATGAACAAGACCATTCTGAGAGTTATTATAGATAACATGGTGTTCCAAATCAACATAGACATTCTGTATCAG atattttgCAAATTTGGGACGATTCAGAAGATTATTACATTCACAAAAAATA ATACCTATCAGGCCGTCATACAGTTTAGCGACCCAGTCAGTGCAAGAAGTGCCCGAATG ACTTTGGATGGTCAGAATATTTACAATGGGTGCTGTACGATGAGAATTGATTATTCAAAAATGACGAGTCTTAATGTAAAGTACAATAATGAGAAGAGCCGAGACTACACCAATCCCAGCCTCCCTGCTGGTGACGCTTCCGTGGATCAGGCTTTGACTTTTG GTATGGGTGCTGCACGGCTCAGTATGCCCTTACAATCTCAAGCTGGTAACTGTGTGCTCTTGGTTTCCAATCTGGATGAAGAG ATGGTCACGCCCGACGTTCTTTTTACCCTTTTTG GTGTGTACGGTGATGTGCAACGCGTGAAAATCCTTTTCAACAAGAAGGATAATGCACTGGTACAAATGGCGGAGCCTCACCATGCTCAATTAG cCAAAACTTACCTGGATAAGCTGACTTTGTATGGCAAACAGATCAGGGTGGCTCCCTCCAAACACACAGTGGTCCAGATGCCCAAGGAAGGCCAGCAGGTA GATTCCGGCTTAACAAGAGACTACACAAATTCCCCACTCCACAGATTCAAGCGACCTGGCTCAAAGAACTGTCAGAATATATTCCCCCCCTCAGCAGTTTTGCATTTATCTAACATTCC ATCTAATGTTCCTGAAGAACAGCTCAAAGATATGTTTGCTGAATATGGCACTGTAAAAGGGTTCAAATTCTTTCC gaAAGACAGGAAAATGGCCCTCATCCAAATGGGATCCATTGAAGAAGCTGTGAAAGCTCTTATT tgCCTCCACAACTATCCTTTGAGTGAAAGCAATCATTTGCGTGTTTCATTTTCCAAGTCAACAATTTGA
- the LOC115222389 gene encoding polypyrimidine tract-binding protein 1 isoform X7, whose amino-acid sequence MYLCWYPTYNQAPLHVPPVHPLPTLPAPGPPPPPSEIILPLQFATEQIFPVSRKRGSEELMSHSPMVTNGTGMSPHHVDSADMNNDAKKVKLEQSQAATVSKVVHLRGLPIEASDQDVIPLGIPFGRITNFLLLKQKNQAFMEFSDERQAESMVLYYTNDKPRVRNKDVYVQFSNHKELKIDVAHPYQNTNTQAALQAAQAIMGSPEEMNKTILRVIIDNMVFQINIDILYQIFCKFGTIQKIITFTKNNTYQAVIQFSDPVSARSARMTLDGQNIYNGCCTMRIDYSKMTSLNVKYNNEKSRDYTNPSLPAGDASVDQALTFAPGVGPPAVPMSGFGLTAAGMGAARLSMPLQSQAGNCVLLVSNLDEEMVTPDVLFTLFGVYGDVQRVKILFNKKDNALVQMAEPHHAQLAKTYLDKLTLYGKQIRVAPSKHTVVQMPKEGQQVDSGLTRDYTNSPLHRFKRPGSKNCQNIFPPSAVLHLSNIPSNVPEEQLKDMFAEYGTVKGFKFFPKDRKMALIQMGSIEEAVKALICLHNYPLSESNHLRVSFSKSTI is encoded by the exons AGAGGATCGGAAGAACTTATGTCCCACAGCCCAATGGTTACGAACGGGACCGGGATGAGCCCCCACCACGTGgatagtgcagatatgaacaatGATGCCAAAAAG GTAAAACTGGAGCAGAGCCAGGCAGCTACAGTGTCTAAAGTTGTTCATCTGCGTGGTCTCCCAATAGAGGCATCTGACCAAGATGTTATTCCTCTTGGCATACCTTTTGGCCGCATAACCAATTTTCTACTCCTGAAGCAAAAGAATCAG GCTTTCATGGAATTCTCAGACGAGAGACAAGCAGAATCAATGGTGTTATATTACACAAACGACAAACCTAGAGTACGCAACAAAGATGTCTATGTCCAGTTTTCCAACCACAAGGAGTTGAAGATAGACGTAGCACATCCTTATCAA AACACAAATACTCAAGCAGCTTTGCAGGCTGCACAGGCCATCATGGGAAGTCCAGAGGAAATGAACAAGACCATTCTGAGAGTTATTATAGATAACATGGTGTTCCAAATCAACATAGACATTCTGTATCAG atattttgCAAATTTGGGACGATTCAGAAGATTATTACATTCACAAAAAATA ATACCTATCAGGCCGTCATACAGTTTAGCGACCCAGTCAGTGCAAGAAGTGCCCGAATG ACTTTGGATGGTCAGAATATTTACAATGGGTGCTGTACGATGAGAATTGATTATTCAAAAATGACGAGTCTTAATGTAAAGTACAATAATGAGAAGAGCCGAGACTACACCAATCCCAGCCTCCCTGCTGGTGACGCTTCCGTGGATCAGGCTTTGACTTTTG CTCCCGGAGTGGGTCCGCCAG CTGTACCGATGTCTGGCTTTGGTTTGACTGCTGCAGGTATGGGTGCTGCACGGCTCAGTATGCCCTTACAATCTCAAGCTGGTAACTGTGTGCTCTTGGTTTCCAATCTGGATGAAGAG ATGGTCACGCCCGACGTTCTTTTTACCCTTTTTG GTGTGTACGGTGATGTGCAACGCGTGAAAATCCTTTTCAACAAGAAGGATAATGCACTGGTACAAATGGCGGAGCCTCACCATGCTCAATTAG cCAAAACTTACCTGGATAAGCTGACTTTGTATGGCAAACAGATCAGGGTGGCTCCCTCCAAACACACAGTGGTCCAGATGCCCAAGGAAGGCCAGCAGGTA GATTCCGGCTTAACAAGAGACTACACAAATTCCCCACTCCACAGATTCAAGCGACCTGGCTCAAAGAACTGTCAGAATATATTCCCCCCCTCAGCAGTTTTGCATTTATCTAACATTCC ATCTAATGTTCCTGAAGAACAGCTCAAAGATATGTTTGCTGAATATGGCACTGTAAAAGGGTTCAAATTCTTTCC gaAAGACAGGAAAATGGCCCTCATCCAAATGGGATCCATTGAAGAAGCTGTGAAAGCTCTTATT tgCCTCCACAACTATCCTTTGAGTGAAAGCAATCATTTGCGTGTTTCATTTTCCAAGTCAACAATTTGA
- the LOC115222389 gene encoding polypyrimidine tract-binding protein 1 isoform X9, producing MSHSPMVTNGTGMSPHHVDSADMNNDAKKVKLEQSQAATVSKVVHLRGLPIEASDQDVIPLGIPFGRITNFLLLKQKNQAFMEFSDERQAESMVLYYTNDKPRVRNKDVYVQFSNHKELKIDVAHPYQNTNTQAALQAAQAIMGSPEEMNKTILRVIIDNMVFQINIDILYQIFCKFGTIQKIITFTKNNTYQAVIQFSDPVSARSARMTLDGQNIYNGCCTMRIDYSKMTSLNVKYNNEKSRDYTNPSLPAGDASVDQALTFGSPGVLSSTIAAVPGLGTAPLTTFGAAPGATLLSDPSQQYIGADMQICTSAPGVGPPAVPMSGFGLTAAGMGAARLSMPLQSQAGNCVLLVSNLDEEMVTPDVLFTLFGVYGDVQRVKILFNKKDNALVQMAEPHHAQLAKTYLDKLTLYGKQIRVAPSKHTVVQMPKEGQQVDSGLTRDYTNSPLHRFKRPGSKNCQNIFPPSAVLHLSNIPSNVPEEQLKDMFAEYGTVKGFKFFPKDRKMALIQMGSIEEAVKALICLHNYPLSESNHLRVSFSKSTI from the exons ATGTCCCACAGCCCAATGGTTACGAACGGGACCGGGATGAGCCCCCACCACGTGgatagtgcagatatgaacaatGATGCCAAAAAG GTAAAACTGGAGCAGAGCCAGGCAGCTACAGTGTCTAAAGTTGTTCATCTGCGTGGTCTCCCAATAGAGGCATCTGACCAAGATGTTATTCCTCTTGGCATACCTTTTGGCCGCATAACCAATTTTCTACTCCTGAAGCAAAAGAATCAG GCTTTCATGGAATTCTCAGACGAGAGACAAGCAGAATCAATGGTGTTATATTACACAAACGACAAACCTAGAGTACGCAACAAAGATGTCTATGTCCAGTTTTCCAACCACAAGGAGTTGAAGATAGACGTAGCACATCCTTATCAA AACACAAATACTCAAGCAGCTTTGCAGGCTGCACAGGCCATCATGGGAAGTCCAGAGGAAATGAACAAGACCATTCTGAGAGTTATTATAGATAACATGGTGTTCCAAATCAACATAGACATTCTGTATCAG atattttgCAAATTTGGGACGATTCAGAAGATTATTACATTCACAAAAAATA ATACCTATCAGGCCGTCATACAGTTTAGCGACCCAGTCAGTGCAAGAAGTGCCCGAATG ACTTTGGATGGTCAGAATATTTACAATGGGTGCTGTACGATGAGAATTGATTATTCAAAAATGACGAGTCTTAATGTAAAGTACAATAATGAGAAGAGCCGAGACTACACCAATCCCAGCCTCCCTGCTGGTGACGCTTCCGTGGATCAGGCTTTGACTTTTG GTTCCCCTGGTGTGTTGTCGTCGACAATTGCAGCTGTGCCTGGCCTAGGAACTGCCCCACTAACCACATTTGGTGCCGCACCCGGAGCTACGCTGCTTTCTGACCCCAGTCAGCAGTATATTGGTGCTGATATGCAGATCTGCACTTCTG CTCCCGGAGTGGGTCCGCCAG CTGTACCGATGTCTGGCTTTGGTTTGACTGCTGCAGGTATGGGTGCTGCACGGCTCAGTATGCCCTTACAATCTCAAGCTGGTAACTGTGTGCTCTTGGTTTCCAATCTGGATGAAGAG ATGGTCACGCCCGACGTTCTTTTTACCCTTTTTG GTGTGTACGGTGATGTGCAACGCGTGAAAATCCTTTTCAACAAGAAGGATAATGCACTGGTACAAATGGCGGAGCCTCACCATGCTCAATTAG cCAAAACTTACCTGGATAAGCTGACTTTGTATGGCAAACAGATCAGGGTGGCTCCCTCCAAACACACAGTGGTCCAGATGCCCAAGGAAGGCCAGCAGGTA GATTCCGGCTTAACAAGAGACTACACAAATTCCCCACTCCACAGATTCAAGCGACCTGGCTCAAAGAACTGTCAGAATATATTCCCCCCCTCAGCAGTTTTGCATTTATCTAACATTCC ATCTAATGTTCCTGAAGAACAGCTCAAAGATATGTTTGCTGAATATGGCACTGTAAAAGGGTTCAAATTCTTTCC gaAAGACAGGAAAATGGCCCTCATCCAAATGGGATCCATTGAAGAAGCTGTGAAAGCTCTTATT tgCCTCCACAACTATCCTTTGAGTGAAAGCAATCATTTGCGTGTTTCATTTTCCAAGTCAACAATTTGA
- the LOC115222389 gene encoding polypyrimidine tract-binding protein 1 isoform X12: MNGDFLSSGTKVKLEQSQAATVSKVVHLRGLPIEASDQDVIPLGIPFGRITNFLLLKQKNQAFMEFSDERQAESMVLYYTNDKPRVRNKDVYVQFSNHKELKIDVAHPYQNTNTQAALQAAQAIMGSPEEMNKTILRVIIDNMVFQINIDILYQIFCKFGTIQKIITFTKNNTYQAVIQFSDPVSARSARMTLDGQNIYNGCCTMRIDYSKMTSLNVKYNNEKSRDYTNPSLPAGDASVDQALTFGSPGVLSSTIAAVPGLGTAPLTTFGAAPGATLLSDPSQQYIGADMQICTSAPGVGPPAVPMSGFGLTAAGMGAARLSMPLQSQAGNCVLLVSNLDEEMVTPDVLFTLFGVYGDVQRVKILFNKKDNALVQMAEPHHAQLAKTYLDKLTLYGKQIRVAPSKHTVVQMPKEGQQVDSGLTRDYTNSPLHRFKRPGSKNCQNIFPPSAVLHLSNIPSNVPEEQLKDMFAEYGTVKGFKFFPKDRKMALIQMGSIEEAVKALICLHNYPLSESNHLRVSFSKSTI, from the exons GTAAAACTGGAGCAGAGCCAGGCAGCTACAGTGTCTAAAGTTGTTCATCTGCGTGGTCTCCCAATAGAGGCATCTGACCAAGATGTTATTCCTCTTGGCATACCTTTTGGCCGCATAACCAATTTTCTACTCCTGAAGCAAAAGAATCAG GCTTTCATGGAATTCTCAGACGAGAGACAAGCAGAATCAATGGTGTTATATTACACAAACGACAAACCTAGAGTACGCAACAAAGATGTCTATGTCCAGTTTTCCAACCACAAGGAGTTGAAGATAGACGTAGCACATCCTTATCAA AACACAAATACTCAAGCAGCTTTGCAGGCTGCACAGGCCATCATGGGAAGTCCAGAGGAAATGAACAAGACCATTCTGAGAGTTATTATAGATAACATGGTGTTCCAAATCAACATAGACATTCTGTATCAG atattttgCAAATTTGGGACGATTCAGAAGATTATTACATTCACAAAAAATA ATACCTATCAGGCCGTCATACAGTTTAGCGACCCAGTCAGTGCAAGAAGTGCCCGAATG ACTTTGGATGGTCAGAATATTTACAATGGGTGCTGTACGATGAGAATTGATTATTCAAAAATGACGAGTCTTAATGTAAAGTACAATAATGAGAAGAGCCGAGACTACACCAATCCCAGCCTCCCTGCTGGTGACGCTTCCGTGGATCAGGCTTTGACTTTTG GTTCCCCTGGTGTGTTGTCGTCGACAATTGCAGCTGTGCCTGGCCTAGGAACTGCCCCACTAACCACATTTGGTGCCGCACCCGGAGCTACGCTGCTTTCTGACCCCAGTCAGCAGTATATTGGTGCTGATATGCAGATCTGCACTTCTG CTCCCGGAGTGGGTCCGCCAG CTGTACCGATGTCTGGCTTTGGTTTGACTGCTGCAGGTATGGGTGCTGCACGGCTCAGTATGCCCTTACAATCTCAAGCTGGTAACTGTGTGCTCTTGGTTTCCAATCTGGATGAAGAG ATGGTCACGCCCGACGTTCTTTTTACCCTTTTTG GTGTGTACGGTGATGTGCAACGCGTGAAAATCCTTTTCAACAAGAAGGATAATGCACTGGTACAAATGGCGGAGCCTCACCATGCTCAATTAG cCAAAACTTACCTGGATAAGCTGACTTTGTATGGCAAACAGATCAGGGTGGCTCCCTCCAAACACACAGTGGTCCAGATGCCCAAGGAAGGCCAGCAGGTA GATTCCGGCTTAACAAGAGACTACACAAATTCCCCACTCCACAGATTCAAGCGACCTGGCTCAAAGAACTGTCAGAATATATTCCCCCCCTCAGCAGTTTTGCATTTATCTAACATTCC ATCTAATGTTCCTGAAGAACAGCTCAAAGATATGTTTGCTGAATATGGCACTGTAAAAGGGTTCAAATTCTTTCC gaAAGACAGGAAAATGGCCCTCATCCAAATGGGATCCATTGAAGAAGCTGTGAAAGCTCTTATT tgCCTCCACAACTATCCTTTGAGTGAAAGCAATCATTTGCGTGTTTCATTTTCCAAGTCAACAATTTGA